A genomic segment from uncultured Marinifilum sp. encodes:
- a CDS encoding low specificity L-threonine aldolase produces MNKRGFASDNFSGVLPEVMEAINEANNGHVIAYGGDNYTESAIDKFKQLFGDNIDVYFAFNGTGANVIALSSLTQSYNSIICPATAHIQVDECGAPDKFTGCKVIPIDTPNGKLTPELIKPQLHGFGFEHHSQPKVISITQCTELGTVYTPEEIKAICDLAHENNMYVHMDGARLANAVVSLDVDVKEITSNAGIDVLSFGGTKNGMMLGEAVIFFNPELSKNTRYIRKQSMQLCSKMRYIGAQFDAMLTNNLWLKTAKHANAMVKLLKAEVEKIPQIKITQEVQSNGIWALIPKNKIEKLQEEYFFWVWDEHAGEVRWLCSFDTTKEDILGFVDLLKQELSAN; encoded by the coding sequence ATGAACAAAAGAGGATTTGCAAGTGACAATTTTTCAGGAGTACTTCCTGAAGTAATGGAAGCCATTAATGAAGCTAACAATGGACACGTAATAGCTTATGGTGGAGATAATTATACAGAATCAGCAATTGATAAATTTAAGCAACTATTTGGAGATAATATTGATGTTTACTTTGCCTTTAATGGCACGGGCGCCAATGTTATTGCTTTATCAAGCTTAACACAATCTTATAATTCCATTATTTGTCCGGCAACAGCTCATATTCAGGTCGATGAATGCGGTGCTCCCGATAAGTTTACCGGTTGTAAAGTAATTCCTATTGATACACCTAACGGTAAACTGACTCCTGAATTAATTAAGCCTCAATTACATGGATTTGGCTTTGAGCATCACTCACAACCAAAAGTCATTTCAATTACTCAATGCACCGAATTAGGAACTGTATATACTCCCGAAGAAATAAAAGCCATTTGCGATTTAGCTCATGAAAACAATATGTACGTACACATGGATGGAGCTCGTCTTGCTAATGCTGTGGTAAGTTTAGATGTTGATGTGAAAGAGATTACAAGTAATGCAGGAATTGATGTTCTAAGTTTTGGTGGTACAAAAAATGGAATGATGCTAGGTGAAGCTGTAATTTTCTTTAATCCTGAATTATCAAAAAACACAAGATACATTCGTAAGCAAAGCATGCAACTTTGTTCTAAAATGAGATACATCGGTGCACAATTCGATGCCATGCTTACTAATAATTTATGGCTAAAAACCGCCAAACATGCGAACGCAATGGTTAAATTATTAAAAGCCGAAGTCGAAAAAATTCCTCAAATTAAAATTACACAAGAAGTTCAATCGAACGGAATATGGGCTTTAATACCTAAAAATAAAATTGAAAAACTGCAGGAAGAGTATTTTTTCTGGGTTTGGGACGAACATGCTGGAGAAGTTCGCTGGTTATGCTCATTCGATACTACTAAAGAAGATATTCTAGGTTTTGTGGATTTATTAAAACAAGAGCTATCGGCAAATTAA
- the murB gene encoding UDP-N-acetylmuramate dehydrogenase, with the protein MAQLLENYSLKKHNTFGIEAKARYFFEFEKIEEIQKFLKENNITDTQYLILGGGSNLLFTENYDGLILHPNIKGIELLDEDEESVLLRVGCNEEWDEFVEWAVENEVYGIENLSLIPGKIGASPVQNIGAYGVEAKDIIENVEAISIETKNEVIFSNKQCEFAYRNSVFKNEYKNLFIITHVQFRLKKKANFKIHYGAIKKELEAYNEINLKNIREVIIKIRESKLPDPKELGNAGSFFKNPIIDKEKADDLKSKYEELPTYPINDFETKLAAGWLIEKCNWKGKRIGDAGVHKDQALVIVNYGNAKGNEILKLANDIRKSVLFKFGIKLEMEVNAI; encoded by the coding sequence ATGGCTCAACTATTAGAAAATTATTCTCTTAAAAAACACAATACATTTGGTATTGAGGCTAAAGCCAGATATTTCTTCGAATTCGAAAAAATAGAAGAAATTCAGAAATTTCTTAAAGAAAACAATATTACTGATACTCAATATTTAATTTTAGGAGGAGGAAGTAATCTTCTTTTTACCGAGAATTATGATGGTTTGATCCTTCATCCTAATATCAAAGGCATTGAACTTCTTGATGAAGATGAAGAGTCTGTTTTATTGCGCGTTGGCTGTAACGAAGAATGGGACGAATTTGTTGAATGGGCAGTTGAGAACGAAGTTTATGGTATCGAAAATCTTTCTTTAATTCCAGGTAAAATTGGGGCATCGCCAGTTCAAAACATTGGAGCTTACGGCGTTGAAGCAAAAGATATAATTGAAAATGTTGAAGCAATATCTATCGAAACCAAAAATGAAGTAATTTTTAGTAACAAACAATGCGAGTTTGCTTATCGAAATTCTGTATTTAAGAACGAATACAAAAATCTTTTTATTATTACCCATGTGCAATTCCGCTTAAAAAAGAAAGCTAATTTTAAAATTCATTATGGTGCTATAAAAAAAGAACTGGAAGCTTACAACGAAATTAACCTTAAAAATATTCGAGAAGTAATCATCAAAATACGTGAAAGTAAATTGCCCGATCCAAAAGAGTTGGGCAATGCAGGAAGTTTCTTTAAAAATCCTATTATTGATAAAGAAAAAGCCGATGATCTAAAATCGAAATATGAAGAGTTACCAACCTATCCAATTAATGATTTTGAAACTAAACTTGCGGCAGGATGGTTAATTGAAAAATGCAATTGGAAAGGCAAACGTATTGGCGATGCTGGCGTTCACAAAGATCAGGCATTGGTTATTGTAAATTATGGCAATGCAAAAGGTAACGAAATACTAAAACTAGCCAATGATATTCGCAAATCGGTTCTGTTTAAATTTGGAATTAAACTGGAAATGGAAGTAAATGCTATATAA